A genome region from Hevea brasiliensis isolate MT/VB/25A 57/8 chromosome 7, ASM3005281v1, whole genome shotgun sequence includes the following:
- the LOC110654275 gene encoding ABC transporter I family member 21: protein MAEKAWKSRESEEDENDKQNSISVRGMQFAYEGQPPLFYDFNLNIPPGSRCLLVGANGSGKTTLLKILAGKHMVGGRDVVRVLNLSAFHDTQLVCGGDLAYLGGSWTKTVGSAGEIPLQGDFSAEHMIFGVEGIDPARREKLIDLLDIDLQWRMHKVSDGQRRRVQICMGLLVPFKVLLLDEVTVDLDVVARLDLLEFFKEECEQRGATLVYATHIFDGLETWATHLAYIQDGELRRSEKLTEVHELKSSANLLSVVESWLRSETRHEKKKPTNPPAQNQKTSPFGTSPFMSSRHMAYYR from the exons aTGGCGGAAAAAGCATGGAAGTCGAGAGAAAGCGAAGAAGACGAAAATGATAAACAAAACAGTATCAGCGTTCGTGGTATGCAATTCGCATACGAAGGGCAGCCTCCTCTCTTCTACGATTTCAATCTCAACATTCCTCCTGGATCTCGCTGCCTACTTGTCGGCGCTAATGGATCCG GGAAGACCACTTTGTTGAAGATTCTGGCTGGTAAGCATATGGTGGGAGGAAGAGATGTAGTGCGAGTGCTAAATCTTTCGGCTTTTCATGACACTCAATTAGTTTGTGGTGGTGATTTGGCCTATTTAGGTGGTTCTTGGACTAAAACCGTTGGATCCGCT GGAGAGATACCACTCCAGGGTGACTTCTCCGCGGAACATATGATATTTGGAG TTGAAGGAATTGATCCTGCTAGGAGAGAAAAGTTGATTGACTTGCTTGATATTGATCTACAATGGCGCATGCATAAGGTATCAGATGGGCAGCGGCGTCGAGTCCAGATTTGTATGGGTCTTCTTGTCCCATTTAAG GTTCTTTTACTCGATGAGGTCACAGTTGACCTGGACGTTGTTGCCAGACTGGATTTGCTCGAGTTCTTCAAGGAAGAATGTGAACAG AGGGGAGCTACACTTGTGTATGCAACTCATATATTTGATGGGTTGGAAACATGGGCAACACATCTGGCTTACATCCAGGATGGTGAACTGAGGAGGTCTGAGAAGTTAACGGAGGTTCATGAGTTGAAAAGTTCTGCCAATCTGCTTTCTGTTGTCGAGTCCTGGCTCCGGTCTGAAACCAGGCATGAGAAAAAGAAACCCACCAACCCtcctgctcaaaaccaaaagacCTCTCCCTTTGGTACTTCTCCATTTATGTCATCCAGACACATGGCATATTACCGATGA
- the LOC110652127 gene encoding uncharacterized protein LOC110652127 isoform X1, protein MDSARSWLQKLQPRDKMRASSRKKNTFDECKDEEKSPEDDESLSNTTKQKVAAAKQYIENHYKEQMKNLQERKERRTILEKKLADADVSEEDQNNLLKFLEKKETEYMRLQRHKMGVDDFELLTMIGKGAFGEVRVCREKTTGHVYAMKKLKKSEMLRRGQVEHVRAERNLLAEVDSNCIVKLYCSFQDEEFLYLIMEYLPGGDVMTLLMRKDTLTEDEAGFYVAETVLAIESIHKHNYIHRDIKPDNLLLDRYGHLRLSDFGLCKPLDCSTIQEGDFSVVNNSVNGTGQNEERPEAPKRTQKEQLQHWQKNRRMLAYSTVGTPDYIAPEVLLKKGYGMECDWWSLGAIMYEMLVGYPPFYSDDPMSTCRKIVNWRTHLKFPEEAKLSPEAKDLISKLLCNVNERLGSNGAVEIKAHTFFNGIEWDKLYTMEAAFIPEVKDELDTQNFEKFEEQAANQTQTTTKTGPWRKMLSSKDVNFVGYTYKNFEIVNDYQVPGMADLKKKNNKPKRPSVKSLFEAESETSKSSDASEQSVQGSFLNLLPPQLEVSEKQRDSL, encoded by the exons ATGGATTCGGCGAGGAGTTGGCTTCAGAAGCTTCAGCCGCGGGACAAGATGAGGGCTTCTTCTAGGAAGAAAAATACGTTTGATGAATGTAAAGATGAGGAGAAATCGCCAGAAGATGATGAATCTCTTTCCAACACCACCAAGCAGAAAGTTGCTGCCGCTAAGCAGTATATTGAGAACCATTATAAGGAGCAAATGAAGAATCTCCAGGAGAGGAAGGAGCG ACGAACGATACTGGAAAAGAAGTTGGCTGACGCCGATGTGTCGGAGGAAGATCAGAACAACTTACTTAAGTTTTTGGAGAAGAAAGAAACTGAATACATGCGCCTGCAGAGGCATAAAATGGGTGTTGATGACTTTGAATTACTGACAATGATTGGCAAGGGTGCATTTGGGGAG GTTAGAGTTTGTAGGGAAAAGACAACAGGTCATGTCTATGCCATGAAGAAACTTAAGAAATCAGAGATGCTTCGTAGAGGCCAG GTTGAGCATGTGAGAGCTGAAAGGAATCTGCTTGCAGAGGTTGACAGCAATTGCATTGTAAAACTGTATTGCTCTTTTCAAGATGAAGAGTTTCTGTACCTCATCATGGAATACCTGCCTGGTGGGGATGTGATGACTTTACTTATGAGAAAAGATACCTTGACAGAAGATGAAGCTGGATTTTATGTTGCAGAAACAGTGTTAGCTATTGAATCTATCCATAAACACAATTACATTCACAG GGATATCAAGCCTGATAACTTGCTACTTGATAGATATGGACACTTGAGGCTGTCTGATTTTGGACTGTGTAAACCATTAGACTGTAGTACCATCCAAGAAGGGGATTTTTCAGTAGTTAACAACAGTGTTAATGGGACTGGACAGAATGAAGAAAGGCCTGAAGCTCCAAAGCGCACACAAAAGGAGCAACTACAACATTGGCAGAAGAACAGAAGGATGCTT GCTTATTCCACTGTTGGTACTCCTGACTATATTGCTCCAGAAGTACTCCTGAAGAAAGGTTATGGGATGGAGTGTGATTG GTGGTCACTTGGTGCTATTATGTATGAAATGCTTGTGGGGTATCCACCTTTTTATTCTGATGATCCTATGTCAACCTGTAGGAAG ATAGTAAATTGGAGAACCCATTTAAAATTTCCAGAAGAAGCAAAATTATCTCCAGAGGCAAAGGATCTTATTAGCAAACTCTTGTGTAATGTCAACGAGAGATTGGGATCAAATGGCGCAGTTGAAATAAAG GCTCATACTTTTTTTAATGGTATTGAATGGGATAAGCTTTATACGATGGAAGCTGCATTTATACCTGAGGTCAAGGATGAGCTGGatactcaaaattttgaaaagtTTGAGGAG CAGGCTGCGAACCAGACTCAAACTACTACAAAAACTGGCCCATGGAGAAAG ATGCTCTCATCTAAAGATGTCAATTTTGTGGGCTACACATATAAGAACTTTGAAATTGTGAACGATTATCAAGTGCCTGGAATGG CTGacttgaagaagaaaaacaacaAACCAAAGAGGCCATCAGTCAAGTCGCTCTTTG AAGCGGAGTCAGAGACATCGAAATCATCCGATGCTAGTGAACAATCTGTTCAAGGGAGTTTTCTGAACCTCTTGCCTCCGCAGCTAGAAGTATCTGAAAAGCAGAGGGATTCCCTCTAA
- the LOC110652127 gene encoding uncharacterized protein LOC110652127 isoform X4, with product MDSARSWLQKLQPRDKMRASSRKKNTFDECKDEEKSPEDDESLSNTTKQKVAAAKQYIENHYKEQMKNLQERKERRTILEKKLADADVSEEDQNNLLKFLEKKETEYMRLQRHKMGVDDFELLTMIGKGAFGEVRVCREKTTGHVYAMKKLKKSEMLRRGQVEHVRAERNLLAEVDSNCIVKLYCSFQDEEFLYLIMEYLPGGDVMTLLMRKDTLTEDEAGFYVAETVLAIESIHKHNYIHRDIKPDNLLLDRYGHLRLSDFGLCKPLDCSTIQEGDFSVVNNSVNGTGQNEERPEAPKRTQKEQLQHWQKNRRMLAYSTVGTPDYIAPEVLLKKGYGMECDWWSLGAIMYEMLVGYPPFYSDDPMSTCRKIVNWRTHLKFPEEAKLSPEAKDLISKLLCNVNERLGSNGAVEIKAHTFFNGIEWDKLYTMEAAFIPEVKDELDTQNFEKFEEAANQTQTTTKTGPWRKLT from the exons ATGGATTCGGCGAGGAGTTGGCTTCAGAAGCTTCAGCCGCGGGACAAGATGAGGGCTTCTTCTAGGAAGAAAAATACGTTTGATGAATGTAAAGATGAGGAGAAATCGCCAGAAGATGATGAATCTCTTTCCAACACCACCAAGCAGAAAGTTGCTGCCGCTAAGCAGTATATTGAGAACCATTATAAGGAGCAAATGAAGAATCTCCAGGAGAGGAAGGAGCG ACGAACGATACTGGAAAAGAAGTTGGCTGACGCCGATGTGTCGGAGGAAGATCAGAACAACTTACTTAAGTTTTTGGAGAAGAAAGAAACTGAATACATGCGCCTGCAGAGGCATAAAATGGGTGTTGATGACTTTGAATTACTGACAATGATTGGCAAGGGTGCATTTGGGGAG GTTAGAGTTTGTAGGGAAAAGACAACAGGTCATGTCTATGCCATGAAGAAACTTAAGAAATCAGAGATGCTTCGTAGAGGCCAG GTTGAGCATGTGAGAGCTGAAAGGAATCTGCTTGCAGAGGTTGACAGCAATTGCATTGTAAAACTGTATTGCTCTTTTCAAGATGAAGAGTTTCTGTACCTCATCATGGAATACCTGCCTGGTGGGGATGTGATGACTTTACTTATGAGAAAAGATACCTTGACAGAAGATGAAGCTGGATTTTATGTTGCAGAAACAGTGTTAGCTATTGAATCTATCCATAAACACAATTACATTCACAG GGATATCAAGCCTGATAACTTGCTACTTGATAGATATGGACACTTGAGGCTGTCTGATTTTGGACTGTGTAAACCATTAGACTGTAGTACCATCCAAGAAGGGGATTTTTCAGTAGTTAACAACAGTGTTAATGGGACTGGACAGAATGAAGAAAGGCCTGAAGCTCCAAAGCGCACACAAAAGGAGCAACTACAACATTGGCAGAAGAACAGAAGGATGCTT GCTTATTCCACTGTTGGTACTCCTGACTATATTGCTCCAGAAGTACTCCTGAAGAAAGGTTATGGGATGGAGTGTGATTG GTGGTCACTTGGTGCTATTATGTATGAAATGCTTGTGGGGTATCCACCTTTTTATTCTGATGATCCTATGTCAACCTGTAGGAAG ATAGTAAATTGGAGAACCCATTTAAAATTTCCAGAAGAAGCAAAATTATCTCCAGAGGCAAAGGATCTTATTAGCAAACTCTTGTGTAATGTCAACGAGAGATTGGGATCAAATGGCGCAGTTGAAATAAAG GCTCATACTTTTTTTAATGGTATTGAATGGGATAAGCTTTATACGATGGAAGCTGCATTTATACCTGAGGTCAAGGATGAGCTGGatactcaaaattttgaaaagtTTGAGGAG GCTGCGAACCAGACTCAAACTACTACAAAAACTGGCCCATGGAGAAAG CTGacttga
- the LOC110652127 gene encoding uncharacterized protein LOC110652127 isoform X2 — protein MDSARSWLQKLQPRDKMRASSRKKNTFDECKDEEKSPEDDESLSNTTKQKVAAAKQYIENHYKEQMKNLQERKERRTILEKKLADADVSEEDQNNLLKFLEKKETEYMRLQRHKMGVDDFELLTMIGKGAFGEVRVCREKTTGHVYAMKKLKKSEMLRRGQVEHVRAERNLLAEVDSNCIVKLYCSFQDEEFLYLIMEYLPGGDVMTLLMRKDTLTEDEAGFYVAETVLAIESIHKHNYIHRDIKPDNLLLDRYGHLRLSDFGLCKPLDCSTIQEGDFSVVNNSVNGTGQNEERPEAPKRTQKEQLQHWQKNRRMLAYSTVGTPDYIAPEVLLKKGYGMECDWWSLGAIMYEMLVGYPPFYSDDPMSTCRKIVNWRTHLKFPEEAKLSPEAKDLISKLLCNVNERLGSNGAVEIKAHTFFNGIEWDKLYTMEAAFIPEVKDELDTQNFEKFEEAANQTQTTTKTGPWRKMLSSKDVNFVGYTYKNFEIVNDYQVPGMADLKKKNNKPKRPSVKSLFEAESETSKSSDASEQSVQGSFLNLLPPQLEVSEKQRDSL, from the exons ATGGATTCGGCGAGGAGTTGGCTTCAGAAGCTTCAGCCGCGGGACAAGATGAGGGCTTCTTCTAGGAAGAAAAATACGTTTGATGAATGTAAAGATGAGGAGAAATCGCCAGAAGATGATGAATCTCTTTCCAACACCACCAAGCAGAAAGTTGCTGCCGCTAAGCAGTATATTGAGAACCATTATAAGGAGCAAATGAAGAATCTCCAGGAGAGGAAGGAGCG ACGAACGATACTGGAAAAGAAGTTGGCTGACGCCGATGTGTCGGAGGAAGATCAGAACAACTTACTTAAGTTTTTGGAGAAGAAAGAAACTGAATACATGCGCCTGCAGAGGCATAAAATGGGTGTTGATGACTTTGAATTACTGACAATGATTGGCAAGGGTGCATTTGGGGAG GTTAGAGTTTGTAGGGAAAAGACAACAGGTCATGTCTATGCCATGAAGAAACTTAAGAAATCAGAGATGCTTCGTAGAGGCCAG GTTGAGCATGTGAGAGCTGAAAGGAATCTGCTTGCAGAGGTTGACAGCAATTGCATTGTAAAACTGTATTGCTCTTTTCAAGATGAAGAGTTTCTGTACCTCATCATGGAATACCTGCCTGGTGGGGATGTGATGACTTTACTTATGAGAAAAGATACCTTGACAGAAGATGAAGCTGGATTTTATGTTGCAGAAACAGTGTTAGCTATTGAATCTATCCATAAACACAATTACATTCACAG GGATATCAAGCCTGATAACTTGCTACTTGATAGATATGGACACTTGAGGCTGTCTGATTTTGGACTGTGTAAACCATTAGACTGTAGTACCATCCAAGAAGGGGATTTTTCAGTAGTTAACAACAGTGTTAATGGGACTGGACAGAATGAAGAAAGGCCTGAAGCTCCAAAGCGCACACAAAAGGAGCAACTACAACATTGGCAGAAGAACAGAAGGATGCTT GCTTATTCCACTGTTGGTACTCCTGACTATATTGCTCCAGAAGTACTCCTGAAGAAAGGTTATGGGATGGAGTGTGATTG GTGGTCACTTGGTGCTATTATGTATGAAATGCTTGTGGGGTATCCACCTTTTTATTCTGATGATCCTATGTCAACCTGTAGGAAG ATAGTAAATTGGAGAACCCATTTAAAATTTCCAGAAGAAGCAAAATTATCTCCAGAGGCAAAGGATCTTATTAGCAAACTCTTGTGTAATGTCAACGAGAGATTGGGATCAAATGGCGCAGTTGAAATAAAG GCTCATACTTTTTTTAATGGTATTGAATGGGATAAGCTTTATACGATGGAAGCTGCATTTATACCTGAGGTCAAGGATGAGCTGGatactcaaaattttgaaaagtTTGAGGAG GCTGCGAACCAGACTCAAACTACTACAAAAACTGGCCCATGGAGAAAG ATGCTCTCATCTAAAGATGTCAATTTTGTGGGCTACACATATAAGAACTTTGAAATTGTGAACGATTATCAAGTGCCTGGAATGG CTGacttgaagaagaaaaacaacaAACCAAAGAGGCCATCAGTCAAGTCGCTCTTTG AAGCGGAGTCAGAGACATCGAAATCATCCGATGCTAGTGAACAATCTGTTCAAGGGAGTTTTCTGAACCTCTTGCCTCCGCAGCTAGAAGTATCTGAAAAGCAGAGGGATTCCCTCTAA
- the LOC110652127 gene encoding uncharacterized protein LOC110652127 isoform X3, giving the protein MDSARSWLQKLQPRDKMRASSRKKNTFDECKDEEKSPEDDESLSNTTKQKVAAAKQYIENHYKEQMKNLQERKERRTILEKKLADADVSEEDQNNLLKFLEKKETEYMRLQRHKMGVDDFELLTMIGKGAFGEVRVCREKTTGHVYAMKKLKKSEMLRRGQVEHVRAERNLLAEVDSNCIVKLYCSFQDEEFLYLIMEYLPGGDVMTLLMRKDTLTEDEAGFYVAETVLAIESIHKHNYIHRDIKPDNLLLDRYGHLRLSDFGLCKPLDCSTIQEGDFSVVNNSVNGTGQNEERPEAPKRTQKEQLQHWQKNRRMLAYSTVGTPDYIAPEVLLKKGYGMECDWWSLGAIMYEMLVGYPPFYSDDPMSTCRKIVNWRTHLKFPEEAKLSPEAKDLISKLLCNVNERLGSNGAVEIKAHTFFNGIEWDKLYTMEAAFIPEVKDELDTQNFEKFEEQAANQTQTTTKTGPWRKLT; this is encoded by the exons ATGGATTCGGCGAGGAGTTGGCTTCAGAAGCTTCAGCCGCGGGACAAGATGAGGGCTTCTTCTAGGAAGAAAAATACGTTTGATGAATGTAAAGATGAGGAGAAATCGCCAGAAGATGATGAATCTCTTTCCAACACCACCAAGCAGAAAGTTGCTGCCGCTAAGCAGTATATTGAGAACCATTATAAGGAGCAAATGAAGAATCTCCAGGAGAGGAAGGAGCG ACGAACGATACTGGAAAAGAAGTTGGCTGACGCCGATGTGTCGGAGGAAGATCAGAACAACTTACTTAAGTTTTTGGAGAAGAAAGAAACTGAATACATGCGCCTGCAGAGGCATAAAATGGGTGTTGATGACTTTGAATTACTGACAATGATTGGCAAGGGTGCATTTGGGGAG GTTAGAGTTTGTAGGGAAAAGACAACAGGTCATGTCTATGCCATGAAGAAACTTAAGAAATCAGAGATGCTTCGTAGAGGCCAG GTTGAGCATGTGAGAGCTGAAAGGAATCTGCTTGCAGAGGTTGACAGCAATTGCATTGTAAAACTGTATTGCTCTTTTCAAGATGAAGAGTTTCTGTACCTCATCATGGAATACCTGCCTGGTGGGGATGTGATGACTTTACTTATGAGAAAAGATACCTTGACAGAAGATGAAGCTGGATTTTATGTTGCAGAAACAGTGTTAGCTATTGAATCTATCCATAAACACAATTACATTCACAG GGATATCAAGCCTGATAACTTGCTACTTGATAGATATGGACACTTGAGGCTGTCTGATTTTGGACTGTGTAAACCATTAGACTGTAGTACCATCCAAGAAGGGGATTTTTCAGTAGTTAACAACAGTGTTAATGGGACTGGACAGAATGAAGAAAGGCCTGAAGCTCCAAAGCGCACACAAAAGGAGCAACTACAACATTGGCAGAAGAACAGAAGGATGCTT GCTTATTCCACTGTTGGTACTCCTGACTATATTGCTCCAGAAGTACTCCTGAAGAAAGGTTATGGGATGGAGTGTGATTG GTGGTCACTTGGTGCTATTATGTATGAAATGCTTGTGGGGTATCCACCTTTTTATTCTGATGATCCTATGTCAACCTGTAGGAAG ATAGTAAATTGGAGAACCCATTTAAAATTTCCAGAAGAAGCAAAATTATCTCCAGAGGCAAAGGATCTTATTAGCAAACTCTTGTGTAATGTCAACGAGAGATTGGGATCAAATGGCGCAGTTGAAATAAAG GCTCATACTTTTTTTAATGGTATTGAATGGGATAAGCTTTATACGATGGAAGCTGCATTTATACCTGAGGTCAAGGATGAGCTGGatactcaaaattttgaaaagtTTGAGGAG CAGGCTGCGAACCAGACTCAAACTACTACAAAAACTGGCCCATGGAGAAAG CTGacttga